Proteins encoded within one genomic window of Candidatus Auribacterota bacterium:
- a CDS encoding DNA polymerase III subunit alpha, with protein sequence MQHSRFVHLHIHSEYSLLDGACPVRNLVARARELRMPALALTDHGFMGGALEFYQKAMAEGVKPIIGQEMYVAPGSRTERKTAGIKDASFHLLLLVKDLEGYRNLLTLSSIAHLEGFYYRPRIDKELLASHSRGLIGASACLKGEIAHLILKGDVAGAERVAGEYKELFNSGDFYLELHNHGIPEQKTVNRGLSEISKRLGIPLLASNDVHYMRREDALAHDVLLCIQTGKTLIDEQRMKFSGGEFYFKSAEEMAEALGEFPESLARTIEVVEKCNLELDFRDERGVQLYHIPEYEPPDGKDRMGYLRELCLAGLARRYPEQTPAVRQRLERELRIVERMNFASYFLIVWDFITWAKNQDIPVGPGRGSAAGSIAAYTLGITDIDPLRYNLLFERFLNPDRVTMPDMDIDFCYDRRGEVVDYVSHRYGSGNVAQIITFGRMKAKAVLRDVGRVLGMPYGDVDRIAKLVPNDPRITLSEAIEMEPEFKKLQQADPQVKRLIELAFSLEGLARNASTHAAGVVIADRPLTEYLPLCRGTNDEPITQYAMKSVEDIGLLKMDFLGLRTLTVLHNAVKIIERTRGVKIDWEAVPLDNRPTFDLLNRADTVGVFQLESAGMRELSKKIGLDRFEDIIALLALFRPGPMRMLDDYVARKHGQTPIAYNHPALEPILRDTYGVMLYQEQVIQIAHEIAGFTMPQADNLRRIMGKKIVDQMEKQQEAFVRGAVKKGIKKSVAEEIFDLVARFAEYGFNKSHSAAYALIAYRTAYLKANYPVEYMAALLSSEIDNTDKIAEYIAECKRIGIKILPPDVNESYSRFTVVGDSIRFGLAAVKNVGSGAVESIISAREAHGKFTSMYEYACLVDLRLVNKKVFESLICGGAFDSLGYRRAQLMAAVEQALERGAGAQRDQRRGQSSFFDVLDRAGKTSGRAEEMPDVPEWPENQLLAMEKSLLGFYVSGHPLEKYEKEITQFATADAKTLSSLKGGATARVGGIITKLRLTYTRRKNEKMAIATLEDIAGTVELLVYPRAYQKVGAQITEEAAVLVTGRVDLKEESPKVIVSEVVPLAEARQWYTTAMHISVYISDIEHGRLEELKRLLVASGGTCPVILDFTAGTGERVLMRAGSQFRVTPSLDLVKKVEALLGESSVRLAG encoded by the coding sequence ATGCAGCACTCGCGTTTTGTGCATCTCCATATCCACAGCGAGTATAGCCTGCTCGATGGCGCCTGCCCGGTCCGGAACCTCGTCGCGCGGGCACGCGAACTCAGGATGCCGGCCCTCGCGCTGACCGACCATGGGTTCATGGGCGGAGCGCTTGAGTTCTATCAGAAGGCGATGGCGGAGGGCGTGAAGCCGATCATCGGCCAGGAGATGTACGTGGCTCCCGGCAGCCGCACCGAGCGCAAGACAGCCGGCATCAAAGATGCCTCCTTCCACCTCCTCCTGCTGGTCAAGGACCTCGAAGGCTATCGGAACCTCCTCACGCTCTCCTCCATTGCGCACCTTGAGGGGTTCTACTACAGGCCGAGGATAGACAAAGAGCTGCTCGCGTCCCACAGCCGCGGTCTGATCGGGGCGAGCGCATGCCTCAAGGGCGAGATCGCGCACCTTATTCTGAAGGGAGATGTCGCGGGGGCGGAGCGCGTGGCGGGTGAATACAAGGAGCTCTTCAACAGCGGCGATTTTTACCTGGAGCTGCACAATCACGGCATCCCCGAGCAGAAAACGGTGAACCGCGGTCTCTCGGAGATCTCCAAGCGGCTCGGCATCCCGCTCCTCGCATCGAACGACGTCCACTATATGCGGAGGGAAGACGCGCTCGCCCATGACGTCCTCCTCTGCATCCAGACAGGCAAAACGCTCATCGACGAGCAGCGGATGAAGTTCTCCGGCGGTGAATTCTACTTTAAATCAGCGGAGGAGATGGCCGAGGCCCTGGGGGAGTTTCCTGAATCCCTCGCGCGGACCATCGAGGTCGTTGAGAAGTGCAACCTGGAGCTCGATTTCCGCGATGAGCGGGGCGTTCAGCTTTATCACATCCCCGAGTACGAGCCCCCCGACGGGAAGGATCGCATGGGGTACCTTCGCGAACTCTGCCTCGCCGGGCTCGCGCGGCGGTACCCAGAGCAGACGCCCGCGGTGCGGCAGCGCCTCGAAAGGGAATTGCGCATTGTCGAGCGGATGAATTTCGCGAGCTATTTCCTGATCGTGTGGGACTTTATCACCTGGGCAAAGAACCAGGACATACCCGTCGGCCCCGGCCGGGGTTCTGCGGCAGGTTCGATCGCCGCGTACACGCTCGGCATCACTGACATCGACCCGCTGCGGTACAACCTTTTGTTCGAGCGCTTTCTGAATCCCGACCGGGTCACCATGCCGGACATGGACATCGATTTCTGCTATGACCGCCGCGGAGAGGTGGTGGACTATGTATCGCACCGCTATGGCTCCGGGAACGTCGCTCAGATCATCACCTTCGGCCGCATGAAGGCCAAGGCGGTGCTCCGGGATGTGGGCCGCGTGCTGGGAATGCCCTACGGAGACGTGGATAGAATCGCGAAACTCGTGCCCAACGATCCCAGGATCACGCTCTCGGAAGCGATCGAGATGGAGCCGGAGTTTAAGAAGCTGCAGCAGGCGGATCCTCAGGTCAAGCGGCTCATCGAGCTTGCATTTTCTCTGGAGGGCTTGGCCCGCAACGCGTCCACCCACGCCGCGGGGGTGGTGATCGCCGACAGGCCGCTCACCGAATACCTTCCCCTCTGCAGGGGCACGAACGATGAGCCGATCACGCAGTACGCCATGAAATCGGTTGAGGACATCGGGCTCCTCAAGATGGATTTCCTCGGCCTCCGGACGCTCACGGTGCTGCACAATGCGGTCAAGATCATCGAGAGAACGCGGGGAGTGAAGATTGACTGGGAGGCGGTGCCCCTCGACAACCGCCCCACATTTGATCTGCTCAACCGCGCGGACACGGTGGGGGTGTTCCAGCTTGAGAGCGCGGGGATGCGCGAGCTCTCGAAGAAGATAGGTCTCGACCGCTTCGAGGACATCATCGCCCTGCTCGCCCTCTTCAGGCCTGGACCGATGCGCATGCTGGACGATTACGTCGCCCGCAAACACGGACAGACGCCGATCGCGTACAATCACCCCGCCCTTGAGCCGATCCTCAGGGATACGTACGGGGTCATGCTCTACCAGGAACAGGTGATCCAGATCGCGCACGAGATCGCGGGTTTCACGATGCCGCAGGCGGATAACCTGCGCCGCATCATGGGGAAGAAGATCGTCGATCAGATGGAGAAGCAGCAGGAGGCATTTGTCCGCGGTGCGGTGAAAAAGGGGATTAAGAAGTCTGTCGCGGAAGAGATCTTTGACCTGGTGGCCAGATTCGCCGAGTACGGCTTCAATAAATCCCACAGCGCCGCGTACGCCCTCATCGCCTACCGGACGGCGTACCTCAAGGCCAACTATCCCGTGGAATACATGGCGGCGCTGCTCTCGAGTGAAATTGACAACACGGACAAGATTGCCGAGTATATCGCCGAGTGCAAGAGGATCGGGATCAAGATTCTCCCCCCCGATGTGAACGAGAGCTATTCCCGGTTCACGGTGGTGGGCGATTCGATCCGCTTCGGCCTCGCGGCGGTCAAGAATGTCGGGAGCGGGGCGGTCGAATCGATCATTTCCGCCCGCGAGGCGCACGGCAAGTTCACGAGCATGTATGAGTACGCGTGCCTGGTGGACCTCAGGCTGGTGAACAAGAAGGTCTTTGAGAGCCTGATCTGCGGCGGCGCGTTTGACAGCCTCGGATACAGGAGGGCTCAGTTGATGGCGGCGGTCGAGCAGGCCCTCGAACGCGGGGCAGGGGCCCAGAGGGATCAGAGGCGCGGACAGTCTTCCTTCTTTGATGTCCTTGATCGCGCGGGGAAGACGAGCGGTCGGGCTGAGGAGATGCCCGACGTGCCGGAGTGGCCTGAGAACCAGCTCCTCGCGATGGAGAAGTCGCTCCTGGGATTCTACGTGAGCGGCCATCCCCTCGAAAAATATGAGAAGGAGATCACGCAATTTGCCACGGCTGACGCGAAGACCCTCTCCAGCCTGAAGGGTGGGGCGACGGCGCGCGTCGGCGGGATCATCACAAAGCTCAGGCTCACCTACACCCGCCGTAAGAACGAAAAAATGGCGATCGCGACGCTTGAAGACATCGCGGGGACCGTAGAGTTGCTGGTGTACCCGCGCGCGTACCAAAAGGTGGGCGCCCAGATCACTGAGGAGGCCGCGGTGCTCGTCACGGGCAGGGTCGATCTCAAGGAGGAGAGCCCGAAGGTGATCGTGTCGGAGGTGGTACCGCTCGCGGAGGCCCGGCAGTGGTACACCACCGCGATGCACATCAGCGTGTACATTTCGGATATCGAGCACGGGAGGCTCGAGGAGCTGAAGAGGCTCCTCGTCGCGTCGGGGGGAACGTGCCCCGTGATTCTCGATTTCACCGCGGGAACGGGCGAGCGCGTCCTCATGCGCGCCGGCAGCCAGTTCCGGGTCACCCCTTCACTCGATCTCGTGAAAAAGGTTGAGGCGCTCCTCGGCGAGTCGAGCGTGAGGCTGGCGGGGTAA